The Deltaproteobacteria bacterium DNA segment CAGTGCATGAATTAACCTCGTCTGAACAAGTTGCACCGGAGCTTGCTCAAGCTCTTAATCCCGATTTATTGGCAGCACTGGATACCGTCCCTCGTCTCGCGGTTCTTTCGCAACACGATATCCAAGCCTACCTTGAAAAGAACCCCGCTCTTCAACCGAAGGACTGTGAACCCGACGCATGTTTTTTCGAGGTCAGTAATAACTTCGAATCCGAATTACTTTTAACCGCAACCTTGGGCCGCATAGGTAGAAAATGGGTCGCAAGCCTCACACTGACCCATCTTGAATCCAATCAAGTTATTCGCCAGGCAACCGGAGCACGCACTGGAGACAACTCAACAGCGAAGGATGCCATTCTCAATGCCGTAAGAAATCTTTTTCGAGAGGAACTCCCAGCAAAGCTTCAAGGCCCCGGCTCTTTGTCTAGACTTGGGTTTCAAGCCGCCACGCTTGGATTCGCAAAAAGAGTCAGGCAACCGGACCAACCACTGAAACGGTACCGTAAGAGCATCATATTGGATCTGGTAGCAACGGAGCTTGAATTCGACGTGGCTCCAAAAATCGACATCCTCGACAATATTTCGAGAAATGAAATTGCCGCACTCAAACTTGAATCCTTTTTGGCTCCCACCCGTGAGAATTACTTCCACTACCTCAGGGCTGAGCAAACCTGGCGAGCTTTGCGTGAAGATCTCAACCGCGTCCGTGAGATTAGGGCCCGTGCCCGCACTCTAGGTATCAAGCCAACCGCACGTCCCCTACGCTTCGAAACCCCCGCACCCGTTGAGTGGCCAGCCCAAACCGAGATCGACGCCTATGTGGCCGCTGCCACCCCAATCATGCAAGTGATCGAAACCCTTATCCAAGGCTGGCAAACCGGGGACGAAAAACTCATGGGCAGTGTTTACAGCGCGGCACACCCAACAGCTTTGAGTTATCGAATTGGACTCCGAGGCGATCAATCAGCCGCGTCTAACAAACTCTTTAGAGCTATCCCGTTTCATAACCTTTCCGCACGTATGCTTGAGGCAGCCATCGAGGCTCACGCACGTGGAGAACTCCTGATATATCTTGCTGAACTCGAACAAAACGCCGTTAAAGCGGCCAGTAGGGTCTTCCTCATCCAAGACAACGGAAGCTGGAAAATCAGACACTGGTAAGCCGAAGTTCAGTCTTATAAACCAACGATTTTCATAAACACTTAAAAACAATGAGTTTTTTTACGATTGACAAAAAAGTGAACATTGTTTATTTAATAAACATGACTCACCCAATAGACCGGCGAAGCCGCAAGAGACAAGAGCGCACACAGCTTATTCTCGCCACGGCACAAACCATTCTCCTCAATGAAGGGCTGGAGGCCGTCACGGTCCACCGTATTGCTCGGGAGCTGGATCTCACGGTTGGAGCACTTTACCGCTACTTTCCGTCCAAGCAGGCCATGCTGACCGCCTTAGGGGAAGATATCGTTCGCAGTGTCACATCGTCGCTGGGCCAAATCGCCGACATTTACGAGGCAAGTGTTCAAGACTCTCAGGCTGCCTCACCCCTCACTCCCGTGTTGGTTATTTCACGCGCCTTTATAGAAATGGCAGAGAGCTCACCAGCGCGATACCGCATGGTCGACCTCATGCTCGTCGATCCACGAAGCATGGTTCCCGAAGAGGACCGCCCAATGGTCCTTCACACTCTTTTTGAAATGCTTGGCCGAGTGGAACAACTCCTTAAACAGTCCACTGCGGAGCATCTCATTTCGGCGGGCCAGCCCCGCGAACGCACCATCGTACTTTGGAGTGCACTTCTCGGCATCAACTCCATGTTGAAAATGCGCAGACTCTACCCTGAACAAGTACCAGCAAAAAACCTCGGGGAAGATACCATCACCGCACTCTTCGTTGCCTGGGGCTGCGATGCCTCCGTATTTAAAAATCATTTCAACGAAGCAACCGCATTTTTAGAAAACCTAAAAACCGAATCAAACTCTACCCATGAAGGAGATCTCTTATGGCGCTCACTATCTTAATCGCTTTCTCGTTGGGCCTGCTCACCTGGACTTTCACTGAATACGCAATGCACAACTGGGTTGGCCATAAAGCCAAGGGTAAGAATGCATTCTCCAAAGAGCATCTCAAGCATCACCGACTCGGCAACTATTTTACACCTTGGGCCGGCAAAACCTTGAGAACCGTTGTTGTCCTCTCAAAAATCTTTGCAATCACCCTCTTTATATTTGGGACAGTAATTGCTGCAGCATTCACGATTGGGTTTGCGGTCGGATATGCATGGTACGAATATTTACACTGGAGCCTGCACGTCAACCCGCCTCGCCACAGCTATGGGAGATGGGCGCGTCGCCACCATTTCCACCACCACTTTGAAAATCCCAAAATGAATCACGGCGTAACCACGCCGCTTTGGGATATCATTTTCGGAACCCATCAAGCACCAGCAACCATTCGGGTTCCAAAGAAAATAGTGATGCCATGGCTTATCGATCCGGTTAGCCGAACCGTCTACGGAGAGTACGTCGCAGATTTTAAATTACGTTGATTTTACTTTAAGGCGACCCACAAGGCCTTCGTAGTTTTGGTCAAACTCACTGATACCATAGTGGTCCATGTGAGCCTTGACCGCGCTTAAAGTGGTGTGAGCGGAAACCTTGTAGTCCTGCTTATCCGAACCACCGCTTTTCTCAAAGAGTTCAATAAAGCACTCGACTTGATTAAGTTGACCAATGCTCATCATCCGGGCGTCCCCCAATCTCGTCCAGAGATGAACCACTCTTCCAAAGACCACAGATGCCTTGAGCCAATCTCCCGTCAGTGCCGCTACACATGCAAGATTCCCATCTGAATGAGCGAGTAATTCAACTTTAGAGCCAACTTCTCGTAACTCTTTCGCCTTTTGATACATCGTCTGCGCGGTATCGAGTTCTTTTTTCCCGAGACTAATCGTTCCGATGGTATCGTAGTGGCGCGCCAATGCCTCAGCCATCGATGAGCCCTCAATCTCTAAGCCCTCGTATTGAGAAATGATGGACCTCGATATTTTCAATGCCTCGTCTTCCTGCTCCATTTCTCGAAGCGCCCAAGCAATCGACCCCTGAATATCAATCCGAGTGCATGGTGCAGATCCTGCATCGGAAAACCGAGAATATGCTTCCCGGTAAGCTACAATCGCCTGTTCAGGCGCGCCTCGTGTACGATAAACGTCGCCTCGCACTTTGTGTAGCTCTGCAGCAAACTTTTCAAGTTCCGACTCTTGTTCCCCATCTCGCTTCTCGGGCAATTGAAGCAGCTGAAAACCACAATCTATGGCAGCCATCGACTCATCAAGCTCACCTTGATGATAACAAACCCGTGCCCTTGCCTTATAATACCGAACACGTTTCGAACGCTCAGCAATACGCCCAATACTCTCCCCGGAATAAACATCCAATATATCTTGAATCTCGTCTAATAGATCCATTGCCTCTTGAAGAGAATATTCATCAAGACGACTCTCAGCTCCCAATAAAAAACAAGTCACTGCACAATCAGGTTTGTCTCCTAATTTATAGTGGCGCCCAAGTAGAGCTTGCTCAATATTCATATTAACCAGGCTGAGCGAGTGACCCACCGATTCATGAATCCGTTTACGCTCTCGTTGAACCAATGAGTCATAACAGACCTGTTGAAAAATCTCACTTTGAAAACGGTACTCCACGGCTCCTTCGAGCACCGATGAGCCGCGGCGGTGAAGCACCCCCGCTACCCGCAGCGACTGTAAGGCCCGCTGGATTTTGTATTCAGCGATGAGATCTGCGCAAACCTGAACCATCAACCTGTCCCAAAAAACTCGGCCTACCACCGCAGCTCTTTGCAATAAGATTCGCTGAACAGGGCTCATTGCATCCAACTCTGCCTGAAGAGCGCCATGGATCGTTGGGGGTAGAACCATATCTTCTGGTTTCTCTGATACGATTGCCCAGGTGCCTAGTTCAGCATCGATAGCAAGCAGTCCCAGAGCCTGAAGAGAGCGTAGATGCTCTAGAACATAGAGCGGCCGGCCCTCAGCTTGGCCAACGATCCACTCCGCAACCCAAGCAGGAACCTCTCCCGCTGGCGAGAGGATTTCTTGAACCATTCTCGTAATGAAAACATCTTCCAGCGGTATCATTTCCAATAAACCGACCTTTGAGCCCTCAAAGAGTAACCTTGCTGATTCTTGATTTTCAGTGTTCGTCTGCATTTCCCAGCACACAAGGGTACGGGCTTTATCTCCCTGATCTCCAAGGAGGTATCTTACAAATTCTTGCATAGACTCGTCGGCTAGATGAGCATCCGCCACCACCAACACACACACAGTGTCCTCTGCTATAGCCTTGAAGAGATGCGTCAACGCCCTAAACAAAGCCTTGCGGGTCAAGTTGGTCGCATTGCCGCTCTCATGGAAGACATCGTTACCAGCGAAAAAGTTGTCCAAAAGTTCCAAGCCGGCGCCACTGATCGTTTCAGGGCCGGCCACCGCTAAGGATGATGAGCCAAGTAATGTGTGGATACCATTGCCGACTGACTCAAACTGAGTTTCCAGATAACTTTCCAAACCCTGACGAATCGGGGCCATAAAAAGATTAACGCTGCGCGTGCACCGACCATACACAATCCTTGCGCCGTGACGCTCCGATGCTACCCGTGAGAATTCGGTAACCATCCGGCTCTTTCCTGAGCCAAGAGTACCCGCAACCTTCACAAGATGAGCTGTTGAAACACTGGCTACAGTTTCTAGAGAATCCAGCAATAGATCGAGTTCGCCATCGCGTCCCAAAAACGGTACAGCCTGGCCCTCGAAAAAATCAGCCATATCGGCGATTTTCATTTCACGTTCTCGAACCACATAAAATGCTTGAACAGGTTTCGACTTGCCCTTCACATCGAAGGTACCTGCGTCCTCTGTCACATAAGAGTTCAATATAGAGCGCTGCGTATTGGATGCCACAAGAACTCGGCCGCGCTCACATGCCGACTCCAGGCGACTCGCAAGATTAACCGCATCTCCCATCACCGTATAATCGCGATGCCCTTGGCCTCCCACAAAACCAGCCACCACCATACCGGTATTGAGCCCAACGCGAATCTCTAGCTTGCTGCCTATTTCCTTTTCAAACCGCTTCGACAACTTACCCACTTCACACTGGAGCTCCAAAGCAGACCGAACAGCCCTTTCAGCATCATCTCCGTAAGAACGGGGTGCTCCGAAAAGAGCCATCAAACAATCACCGATGTATTTGTCGATGGTTCCGCCGTTTTTCACAACAACATCAGTCATGGCGTCAAAGACGGTATTCATGATGTCGCTTACTTCGTCAGGCTCAAGTCGTTCTGACAATTCTGTGAAACCAGAGATGTCGGCAAACAACATGGTAACAACCCGCTTCTCAGATGCTTTTTCGCTCCCAATCGGTAATTTAGAAATTTGGTTATTCTTAGTTGGGGAAATGAAGTCCCGAGCCGCTTGGCCCTGAACGCCGCCATCTGCCGCTACACCCTCGTCATTTCTAACCAGATGAATCCCAGAGTCCCCGGGTCTGACG contains these protein-coding regions:
- a CDS encoding sterol desaturase family protein, with the translated sequence MALTILIAFSLGLLTWTFTEYAMHNWVGHKAKGKNAFSKEHLKHHRLGNYFTPWAGKTLRTVVVLSKIFAITLFIFGTVIAAAFTIGFAVGYAWYEYLHWSLHVNPPRHSYGRWARRHHFHHHFENPKMNHGVTTPLWDIIFGTHQAPATIRVPKKIVMPWLIDPVSRTVYGEYVADFKLR
- a CDS encoding AAA family ATPase, with the translated sequence MMLDQCTACEMNIRHNARFCHACGVPVWPLRICESCSLPTPARGSFCDQCGCGFDNSEHASDVVPVASVQQIVRPGDSGIHLVRNDEGVAADGGVQGQAARDFISPTKNNQISKLPIGSEKASEKRVVTMLFADISGFTELSERLEPDEVSDIMNTVFDAMTDVVVKNGGTIDKYIGDCLMALFGAPRSYGDDAERAVRSALELQCEVGKLSKRFEKEIGSKLEIRVGLNTGMVVAGFVGGQGHRDYTVMGDAVNLASRLESACERGRVLVASNTQRSILNSYVTEDAGTFDVKGKSKPVQAFYVVREREMKIADMADFFEGQAVPFLGRDGELDLLLDSLETVASVSTAHLVKVAGTLGSGKSRMVTEFSRVASERHGARIVYGRCTRSVNLFMAPIRQGLESYLETQFESVGNGIHTLLGSSSLAVAGPETISGAGLELLDNFFAGNDVFHESGNATNLTRKALFRALTHLFKAIAEDTVCVLVVADAHLADESMQEFVRYLLGDQGDKARTLVCWEMQTNTENQESARLLFEGSKVGLLEMIPLEDVFITRMVQEILSPAGEVPAWVAEWIVGQAEGRPLYVLEHLRSLQALGLLAIDAELGTWAIVSEKPEDMVLPPTIHGALQAELDAMSPVQRILLQRAAVVGRVFWDRLMVQVCADLIAEYKIQRALQSLRVAGVLHRRGSSVLEGAVEYRFQSEIFQQVCYDSLVQRERKRIHESVGHSLSLVNMNIEQALLGRHYKLGDKPDCAVTCFLLGAESRLDEYSLQEAMDLLDEIQDILDVYSGESIGRIAERSKRVRYYKARARVCYHQGELDESMAAIDCGFQLLQLPEKRDGEQESELEKFAAELHKVRGDVYRTRGAPEQAIVAYREAYSRFSDAGSAPCTRIDIQGSIAWALREMEQEDEALKISRSIISQYEGLEIEGSSMAEALARHYDTIGTISLGKKELDTAQTMYQKAKELREVGSKVELLAHSDGNLACVAALTGDWLKASVVFGRVVHLWTRLGDARMMSIGQLNQVECFIELFEKSGGSDKQDYKVSAHTTLSAVKAHMDHYGISEFDQNYEGLVGRLKVKST
- a CDS encoding TetR/AcrR family transcriptional regulator, yielding MTHPIDRRSRKRQERTQLILATAQTILLNEGLEAVTVHRIARELDLTVGALYRYFPSKQAMLTALGEDIVRSVTSSLGQIADIYEASVQDSQAASPLTPVLVISRAFIEMAESSPARYRMVDLMLVDPRSMVPEEDRPMVLHTLFEMLGRVEQLLKQSTAEHLISAGQPRERTIVLWSALLGINSMLKMRRLYPEQVPAKNLGEDTITALFVAWGCDASVFKNHFNEATAFLENLKTESNSTHEGDLLWRSLS